Proteins encoded together in one Mus caroli chromosome 4, CAROLI_EIJ_v1.1, whole genome shotgun sequence window:
- the Rps8 gene encoding 40S ribosomal protein S8: MGISRDNWHKRRKTGGKRKPYHKKRKYELGRPAANTKIGPRRIHTVRVRGGNKKYRALRLDVGNFSWGSECCTRKTRIIDVVYNASNNELVRTKTLVKNCIVLIDSTPYRQWYESHYALPLGRKKGAKLTPEEEEILNKKRSKKIQKKYDERKKNAKISSLLEEQFQQGKLLACIASRPGQCGRADGYVLEGKELEFYLRKIKARKGK; encoded by the exons ATGG GCATCTCTCGGGACAATTGGCACAAGCGCCGCAAGACCGGGGGTAAGCGAAAACCCTACCACAAGAAGCGGAAGTATGAGCTGGGACGGCCCGCTGCCAACACGAAG ATTGGCCCTCGCCGCATACACACAGTCCGAGTTCGAGGAGGCAATAAGAAGTACCGCGCCCTGAGATTGGATGTGGGGAACTTTTCCTGGGGCTCTGAGT GTTGTACTCGCAAAACAAGGATCATTGATGTTGTCTACAATGCATCCAACAACGAGCTTGTCCGCACCAAGACCCTGGTGAAGAACTGCATCGTGCTTATTGACAGCACGCCGTACCGACAGTGGTACGAGTCCCACTATGCACTGCCCCTGGGCCGTAAGAAGGGGGCCAAGCTG actcctgaggaggaagagattttaaacaaaaaacgatcaaagaaaattcaaaagaaatacgacgaaaggaaaaagaatgccaAAATCAGCAGTCTCCTGGAGGAGCAGTTCCAGCAGGGCAAGCTTCTAG CCTGTATTGCCTCAAGACCAGGCCAGTGTGGCAGAGCAGACGGCTATGTGCTCGAAGGCAAGGAGCTGGAGTTCTATCTTCGGAAGATCAAAGCCCGGAAAGGCAAATGA